In Macadamia integrifolia cultivar HAES 741 chromosome 12, SCU_Mint_v3, whole genome shotgun sequence, the following are encoded in one genomic region:
- the LOC122094829 gene encoding uncharacterized protein LOC122094829, producing MIFGYLGGSPEEYRSSNIQDTHPGHDHSLQPERSSIVSSEHRFEAIVSFRLIWWNQGSSSRKELSIWRPVVPQGMVFFGDIAVQGYEPPNTAIVLHDSGDLFKAPTDFQLVGQIKKQRGIENISFWFPQAPPDFVSLGCIACKGTPERE from the exons ATGATTTTTGGGTATTTAGGAGGCTCTCCCGAAGAATATAGGAGTTCAAACATCCAAGATACTCATCCGGGTCATGATCATAGTCTCCAGCCAGAAAGATCTAGTATTGTGAGCTCTGAGCATCGGTTTGAAGCCATAGTCAGTTTTAGATTGATATGGTGGAATCAGGGTTCAAGTTCCAGGAAGGAACTATCCATTTGGCGACCAGTTGTACCGCAAGGGATGGTATTCTTTGGAGATATCGCTGTCCAGGG GTATGAGCCTCCGAACACAGCGATTGTTCTCCATGATTCTGGGGATCTTTTTAAAGCTCCTACAGACTTTCAACTAGTTGGACAGATCAAGAAACAGAGGGGAATTGAAAATATTTCGTTCTGGTTTCCTCAGGCCCCTCCAGATTTCGTTTCCTTAGGATGTATTGCCTGTAAGGGGACACCtgagagggaatga
- the LOC122057204 gene encoding uncharacterized protein LOC122057204 encodes MMKLAKKLAKQWLGVQNRPVAVLIISFITILAASGLFLSNKREQVSSSFYLSNPKWNRFQSSVQFYPTVEFRNGTEVIWQIPDSPKAVLFLAHGCNGRAVNFWDRCPNCPNCVGLPEERLIVLHALARKFAVITISSAGECWSLGRGEERLVVKEIIKWWVAKNKLEKLPLVALGASSGGNFVSVLATDMRFNSIAIMIAEALFYGTDIPDDYPPTLFVHMPKDRARSRVINGNLEGLRKKGIDVAEIKCMEFPLYPNFLADKIPGLDQTVSINLFELFRKKGFIDQNGYMKKDGRATKWEEALGEMGTLLPDKPEMDHHIEEELNLAFAYHEMTSFPSERIFDWFESHMS; translated from the coding sequence ATGATGAAGCTTGCAAAAAAATTAGCAAAGCAATGGCTTGGAGTGCAAAACCGTCCTGTGGCAGTTCTGATCATATCATTCATTACAATCCTTGCAGCCTCAGGATTATTTCTAAGTAACAAAAGAGAGCAAGTCAGTTCTTCATTTTATCTTTCAAATCCAAAATGGAATAGATTTCAATCATCTGTTCAATTCTACCCTACTGTAGAGTTCAGGAATGGAACTGAAGTGATATGGCAGATACCTGATTCACCCAAAGCTGTTCTGTTTCTGGCTCATGGATGCAATGGTAGAGCTGTTAATTTTTGGGATAGATGTCCGAACTGCCCAAATTGTGTTGGTCTGCCTGAGGAAAGGCTTATTGTTCTTCATGCTCTTGCTCGGAAATTTGCTGTCATAACCATTTCAAGTGCAGGGGAATGCTGGTCACTTGGTAGAGGGGAAGAAAGACTAGTTGTCAAAGAGATTATCAAATGGTGGGTTGCCAAAAACAAGCTTGAAAAGCTTCCTCTTGTGGCTCTCGGAGCCTCATCTGGTGGGAATTTTGTTTCGGTGCTGGCCACTGATATGAGATTCAATAGTATTGCAATTATGATAGCAGAAGCACTATTTTATGGAACGGATATACCTGATGACTATCCTCCTACCCTTTTTGTGCACATGCCTAAAGATCGTGCAAGGTCACGGGTAATCAATGGAAATTTGGAAGGCTTAAGAAAGAAAGGCATTGATGTTGCAGAAATTAAATGTATGGAGTTCCCTTTGTACCCAAATTTCTTGGCTGACAAAATCCCAGGTCTTGACCAGACTGTCTCTATAAATTTGTTTGAGCTGTTCCGTAAAAAGGGTTTCATTGATCAGAATGGATATATGAAGAAAGATGGACGTGCAACAAAATGGGAAGAAGCTCTTGGGGAGATGGGAACTCTTTTACCAGATAAGCCTGAAATGGACCATCACATTGAAGAGGAACTGAATCTCGCATTTGCGTACCACGAGATGACTAGTTTCCCATCTGAGCGGATCTTTGACTGGTTTGAATCCCACatgagttga